CGGGAATCTAATTTGCTGGACAGACATTCCTGTGTCTGGGTATCTTATCCATTAACAAACTGTCCATTTATTTTCCAGTAAATGCATCATATCACAATCGGGACAAAGACAGGATTGCAAAAATGATTTGGTTCTGTGCCCAACGTTAAGATAATATATAATTTGTAAATACAATTTTCATGGCACTAGCCTGTCTGTTTTTGGGACACAAAGCCCTGCACACATTTCTAAAGTGAAAACTGATTCGTCTGCAACGATTCAACAGAACAACATGCTCATGCTGCAACTTGTTTGTTGCACTCTGAGCTGTCTGCCCTCCTTCAATTTTCATTCCCACTACAGTTTTGAGCGCTGAAAACCCACAACAAGAGAACAAAGCCTATTGGCGTAACAGCAAGATTGAGACATGACTACATGATTCATTTTAAGTCACAGtctgattttataaatcacactCAACAATGTTGATAATTCCCACAAAGCATAGTTGTTACTTTTCACAATCAGTTGCTGTGTTCATTTTGATTGTTAATCGAGATCCGATTATCCTTTCATTCACATGGGTTTTATTCTTTGTAGAAATCATTAAATtcagcacacaaacactgactgcAACTGTTACAGATGTGATTCAatttcaacatttctttttcatcacaTCAGCGGAGGGCTGCAAAAACCAAACCACAGGACAGGAAACGTGGAGAATGTGCCGTTTCAAAACCATGTTTAAAGTAACATGCACATTCCGATGAAGAGTAATACTACACGTTACGTATTCGGGGTGTATAAGGGTGTTACAACGTGGAGAGTGACATCGCAATTGCATTGACTTTAGCGACCCCCCCCCTCACACCGACTCTTCAGCTCGGCATGTTGTTTAATTGCATTACATGTTTAGAGTGCATcctcatattatatatatatatatatatatatatatatatatatatatatatatatatatatatatatatatatatattatattttgccCCCCTCCTATTGCAAAGACTTTTACCTTTTTGACATAGGAATGTCAAACAAGATTGTTTGCTTTAAATGTACATGTTGGGTTGTTTTGTAATGTTACACAGGGTAATTCTTAATAACCTGTTTGAAATGCACTTGGTCAAACaccaaaaaacttttttttgataAACTTGCAGTTTATCTGTCTGACATATTTTCATACTTTTGTTCAATTGCCTCAGTGCCTCAACAGGAAGCCATATGCAGTCATGTGTGCTTGTAAAAAGGTGTTGTGGCTGTGGAATGATTGTGTGCATGTACAAATGTTTGGTAGCTGCAGAAtcattttgtgtatgtgtaaaaaCGTTTTGtagctgaaaaaaaataattaattctaCAGCTACAAAACTTTTTTACAAGCACACATTATTTTTGACCCTTATTTAATCCAATAGGCACAGAGCCTCAACCAATTCACAACACAGTGGTCTCATTTTACAGTATCATGTCACCTGTGCTATGAAGAttacattttatgctactttctTAGGCTAACCACTAACcgtatacagtggggcaaaaaggtatttagtcagccaccaattgtgcaagttctcccacttaaaaagatgagagaggcctgtaattttcatcataggtacacttcaactatgagagacaaaatgagaaaaaaaaaaatccagaaaatcacattgtaggatttttaatgaatttatttgcaaattatggtggaaaataagtatttggtcaataacaaaagttcatctcaatactttgttatataccctttgtgtgacagaggtcaaacattttctgtaagtcttcacaaggttttcacacactgttgctggtattttggcccattcctccgtgcagatctactctagagcagtgatgttttggggctgtcgctgggcaacacagactttcaactccctccaaagattttctatggggttgagatctggagactggctaggccactccaggaccttgaaatgcttcttacaaagccactccttcgttgctcgggcggtgtgtttgggatcattgtaaTGCTgtaagacccagccacgtttcatcttcaatgcccttgctgatggaaggaggttttcactcaaaatctaacgatacatggccccattcaatctttcctttacacggttcagtcgtcctggtccctttgcagaaaaacagccccaaagcatgatgtttccacccccatgcttcacagtaggtatggtgttctttggatgcaactcagcattctttcccctccaaacacgacgagttgagtttttactaaaaagttctattttggtttcatctgaccatatgacattctcccaatcctcttctggatcatccaaatgctctctagcaaactccagacgggcctggacatgtactggcttaagcagggggacacgtctggcactgcaggatttgagtcactggcggcgtagtgtgttactgatggtagcctttgttactttggtcccagctctctgcaggtcattcactaggtccccccgtgtggttcttgtgatcattttgatcccacggggtgagatcttgcgtggagccccggatcgagagagattattagtggtcttgtatgtcttccattttcttataatttctcccacagttgatttcttcacaccaagctgcttacctattgcagattcagtcttcccagcctggtgcaggtctacaattttgtttctggtgtcctttgacagctctttggtcttggccatagtggagtttggagtgtgactgtttgaggttgtggacagatgtcttttatactgataagaagttcaaacaggtgccattaatacaggtaacgagtggaggacagaggagcctcttaaagaataagttacaggtctgtgagagccagaaatcttgcttgtttgtaggtgaccaaatacttattttcccgaggaatttgcaaataaattcattaaaaatcctacaatgtgattttctggattttttttttttctcattttgtctctcatagttgaagtgtacctatgatgaacattacaggcctctctcatcttttttaaatgggagaacttgcacaattggtggctgactaaatactttttttgccccactgtaggcTAAGGTTTAGCAGACGATAACCTCAGAAAATGTGAttcaatttcaacatttgtttttcatcacATCAGCGGAGGGCTGCAAAAACCAAACCACAGGACAGGAAACGTGGAGAATGTGCCGTTTCAAAACCATGTTTAAAGTAACATGCACATTCCGATGAAGAGTAATACTACACGTTACGTATTCGGGGTGTATAAGGGTGTTACAACGTGGAGAGTGACATCGCAATTGCATTGACTTTAGCGCCTCAACAGGAAGCCATATGCAGTCATAATGTGTGCTTGTAAAAAAGTGTTGTGGCTGTGGAATGATTGTGTGCATGTACAAATGTTTGGTAGCTGTGgaattctttttttgtgcatttggAAAAAGGTTTGGTAGCTGTAGAAtcattttgtgtatgtgtaaaaagGTTTTGtagctgaaaaaaaataattaattctaCAGCTACAAAACTTTTTTACAAGCACACATTATTTTTGACCCTTATTTAATCCAATAGGCACAGAGCCTCAACCAATTCACAACACAGTGGTCTCATTTTACAGTATCATGTCACCTGTGCTATGAAGATTACATTTTATGCTACTGTCTTAGGCTAACCACTAACcgtatacagtggggcaaaaaggtatttagtcagccaccaattgtgcaagttctcccctTTGtgtgacagaggtcaaacattttctgtaagtcttcacaaggttttcacacactgttgctggtattttggcccattcctccatgcagatctactctagagcagtgatgttttggggctgtcgctgggcaacacagactttcaactccctccaaagattttctatggggttgagatctggagactggctaggccactgcaggaccttgaaatgcttcttacaaagccactccttcgttgctcgggcggtgtgtttgggatcatcgTCATGCTgtaagacccagccacgtttcatcttcaatgcccttgctgatggaaggaggttttcactcaaaatctaacgatacatggccccattcattctttcctttacacggttCAGTCGTCCttgtccctttgcagaaaaacagccccaaagcatgatgtttccacccccatgcttcacagtaggtatggtgttctttggatgcaactcagcattctttcccctccaaacacgacgagttgagtttttactaaaaagttctattttggtttcatctgaccatatgacattctcccaatcctcttctggatcatccaaatgctctctagcaaactccagacgggcctggacatgtactggcttaagcagggggacacgtctggcactgcaggatttgagtcactggcggcgtagtgtgttactgatggtagcctttgttactttggtcccagctctctgcaggtcattcactaggtccccccgtgtggttcttgtgatcattttgatcccacggggtgagatcttgcgtggagccccggatcgagagagattattagtggtcttgtatgtcttccattttcttataatttctcccacagttgatttcttcacaccaagctgcttacctattgcagattcagtcttcccagcctggtgcaggtctacaattttgtttctggtgtcctttgacagctctttggtcttggccatagtggagtttggagtgtgactgtttgaggttgtggacagatgtctttttatactgataagaagttcaaacaggtgccattaatacaggtaacgagtggaggacagaggagcctcttaaagaataagttacaggtctgtgagagccagaaatcttgcttgtttgtaggtgaccaaatacttatttttcccgaggaatttgcaaataaattcattaaaaaatcctacaatgtgattttctggattttttttttttctcattttgtctctcatagttgaagtgtacctatgatgaacattacaggcctctctcatctttttaaatgggagaacttgcacaattggtggctgactaaatacttttttgccccactgtaggcTAAGGTTTAGCAGACGATAACCTCAGAAAATGTGAttcaatttcaacatttgtttttcatcacATCAGCGGAGGGCTGCAAAAACCAAACCACAGGACAGGAAACGTGGAGAATGTGCCGTTTCAAAACCATGTTTAAAGTAACATGCACATTCCGATGAAGAGTAATACTACACGTTACGTATTCGGGGTGTATAAGGGTGTTACAACGTGGAGAGTGACATCGCAATTGCATTGACTTTAGCGCCTCAACAGGAAGCCATATGCAGTCATAATGTGTGCTTGTAAAAAAGTGTTGTGGCTGTGGAATGATTGTGTGCATGTACAAATGTTTGGTAGCTGTGgaattctttttttgtgcatttggAAAAAGGTTTGGTAGCTGTAGAAtcattttgtgtatgtgtaaaaagGTTTTGtagctgaaaaaaaataattaattctaCAGCTACAAAACTTTTTTACAAGCACACATTATTTTTGACCCTTATTTAATCCAATAGGCACAGAGCCTCAACCAATTCACAACACAGTGGTCTCATTTTTACAGTATCATGTCACCTGTGCTATGAAGATTACATTTTATGCTACTGTCTTAGGCTAACCACTAACcgtatacagtggggcaaaaaggtatttagtcagccaccaattgtgcaagttctcccctTTGtgtgacagaggtcaaacattttctgtaagtcttcacaaggttttcacacactgttgctggtattttggcccattcctccatgcagatctactctagagcagtgatgttttggggctgtcgctgggcaacacagactttcaactccctccaaagattttctatggggttgagatctggagactggctaggccactgcaggaccttgaaatgcttcttacaaagccactccttcgttgctcgggcggtgtgtttgggatcattgtcatgctgaaagacccagccacgtttcatttTCAAtacccttgctgatggaaggaggttttcactcaaaatctcacgatacatggccccattcattctttcctttacacggttcagtcgtcctggtccctttgcagaaaaacagccccaaagcatgatgtttccacccccatgcttcacagtaggtatggtgttctttggatgcaactcagcattcttttttttttttctcattttgtctctcatagttgaagtgtacctatgatgaacattacaggcctctcatctttttaagtgggagaacttgcacaattggtggctgactaaatacttttttgccccactgtaggcTAAGGTTTAGCAGACGATAACCTCAGAAAATGCTGTGCAATCTCTTTTTACAATCAGCAGAGGAGGATGCTTTTTCTTTTAGGCCGTTGCGTAGCAAAGTCTACAAATCACAGAAACCCTGAAGGCTTTCTGCCCAAAGGACGTGCTGCTTGTTGGGCGTTTGTGCTTCAAAAGTCAAAATGTATACCTTATATTCCTGTCAAATAATATGCTTCACATGGGATCCTGCTAATGGATGGTTGTGGCAACATTTGAGTGTTTTACTTTCATTCACTAGCATTTTGAAAGTCTTATAGCCACTGGATGTCTCTTCCAAAAGATTAAATCTAACTGTATGCCAGCACAAACAAAAACTTCACAAAGCCAGGAAAACAAACTGGTTGATTAATAACAAGGACATTATTAAATATTTCTTCTACTTTTTCACCTTGAATTCATCGTTACTCCAGGATCAAAAGAGGAAATGCAACAAATGTTTACCACTGATGACTTACCAAATACATTATCCAAATACAAAATCagcaataaaatgaaatgtattaattGTATTAAGTCTCTGATACTGTAGCAGGGCTCTGCTTTGGGCCCACAGACGGTACACAAAGTTTATGAATCACCAACTTGAGTCACAGATAATGACAGACTGATAACATTCAGAACATAACACGGATGGTTCTCTGCACTGCCTTGCCAGCTGACCTAAGCGTGTTCGCACCTTGAAGGCAACAGCGCACTCCTCTGGACGACATGTGTAATGTCAAACCAGAAAAGATGAGACGTTAGGGATTGTTTTATTGACATTGAATACTGATACAGCTAATAACCAACCTCAGGTCTCCCTCTGCTTGtagaaaatgtgatattgctgTTGATTTTGAATGTCTTTTTGTTGTGGACTATGTGGAAgggattttctttttgacaTTCAGTAAAAGACTGCACACTGTGGGTGCATCCAAGTCACCTAAGGCTCAAGACACATACTATATAACTGCAACGCCTCCGTGTCGGTTTCTATAGTTAACCACCACATTAATTCAAATGCCAAAATGTTTATCAACTTAAAAAAGTGCACatctttgattttattttaaaatttgcCAAGGAAggggattagggccacatgtgaaaaaatgtcagaaagtcagaattctgagaataaagtaagaattctgactttaaaaaaaaaaaaaaaaaatgtaacatttaaaaaagacggTGGAGAAAATTATACTGGAGGCAATCAAAATACCTGTTTGTTCAGAGTAGAACAACATTTGAAGGCTTACAGAGAACTTCTCCTGGTTATGCTAAAGGCTGATCAAAGTTAGTTAAGGGCCATGGCATGAATTGTAAATTAAATGGATGTGAAACAGCAAATACCATTCACTGAGATTCCCTATTTATCCAACTTTGGTCCTTGCAGAACAGTCATGCTCCTCGTAGCATTTTGTGTTTCCACATAGTTTCCTATATTTCCACCTGTAAGAGTCCCAGTGCAACACTGTCTTTATCTGTTGGCGAAGGAGCAAAAATGCATCAGCTGATTAGTGGGATCAGGCATTATTAATGTCTCTTAACCAGCTGCATCTCCCTCATGGCTACCAGTTCCCCCGAggaatattatttttcttttgccaTCCAATTTCAACTGGACATTTCAGTGTTCCGCGTGATTTATGAGGTAATAGATATAGGCCAAGTGACATCAGGAGCTCTGCGATTGGCTGGGCTTGGTGAACTTGCTCTGCAGGAACACTCTGGGAACACAAAGCCCTTCCTTTTTGTTGACCGTCTCTCTCAGGACGTAGTCGTTAGAAACAGGTTGGAGGCCCGTGTCTGCAAACAGCTCAGCAAGGAACTCTGAAagcagaccaaaaaaaaaagaaaagtctgagACTTCAGAAAGATGGGAACAAtacagaaagggggggggggggttacagtGTTTTCTGCGGTGTCGTGAAATGTCAAGAAATATGAAAAGAGCCTTTAAACCAAGGAACTATTTGACAACTGACTCTTGTGTGGAAAGATCACTATGTCCTTCCCATGTTGTAGTTTCTGTACAAACAGCTGTATATTTCACATAATACCGCCTGTTTGGTTTTATTATTCAACAGTTGTTGAATAATAAAACCAAGAACTAATTATAATTTAATCTTTATTATGTTatcattagggctgtcaaacgattaatgttttttaatcgcgattaatcgttgaagttctatagttaatcgcgattaatcgcatattttatcaaatgattaaaatcctattattttgcatttcagaacagtttttaagtacatattaacaatcaaaagcaatgtttaccagtgtatcttgattgggaatcaaatgaatgcaaagaaagttacttgatgaacttgattttaagatttgtaattatttatttactgtaaacaaattaaaaatgtgtgaatctgtcattattcctccacaattcctccaagtacctaactaaaaacctaaaaatccctatccttaccagagtcaatatactgtttagtaacttctaaataatgttgattactcagtgatgtccagtgatcaccggttaatgagcagctcatttctgcaccagtccgtgttaacacagcccatctccactcttacccggcgacagagaaacaggctggatagtccggtacactgttgtttccacaacaacaaaaacacagcagtctctgaactcgcgttgggagtttcgttagagttggatgtagtccagtttttatctaatgagcggacacttgcaagcaggattgatggaacaggtggctggctagcgttagcttttcacctagctaggttatactccagcccctgTTAGCTTttcacctagctaggttatactccagcccctgTTAGCTTttcacctagctaggttatactccagcccctgTTAGCTTttcacctagctaggttatactccagcccctgtttgcgtttcaccgctgaggatgtccccccgtgatcgcccgctacggccgctgcccgctacggccgctgcagctgctccCTCCGGCCGCCGCTgttgcccgctggtcaaactaacctgtacggcggaccacagcaacctcttatttccgaacattcatctctcccccgcccccccgagggccggtggtctagcatcacgttaactgtactactatgcttagctccgtaggtggtagctcaagctcgacgtgcttcggtgatattttaattcggctttacacaatgtgcatatggctttcgacttgtctacgagccgtccgggagttttggatttcattgctgctgtctttctccatcatgcctgcagcctgcagcagcaggatgtgttacgaggaagtggcagcttgatgataagtaacggtgctgcaaagggtcaaaatagtagcctgttaggcacgacgcaaagccgagtgaagtgtaaaataaattaataaatgccggcatgcgattaaaaaaaatgaatctcaTTGCGTCAGTGAAAACTGGCTTACTGCTGGTTGGAAGCTCACcactttagtttgttttgtttggcacAGTAAAGTcgcttaaaaaatacatatctATCAGTctcagtgacaaaaacaaactatacTAGAATTtactacttcttttttttttcgtgtgtgtgtatgtgggaccTGTTTTGAATGAGGACCAGCAATGTGCGGGGTGGGCGGGAAAATGGGGGCTCGGGTGGGAGATGGTAGGGTGAGTTGGGGAAGGGAGGTGGGTTGGTAGGGGTGGGTCGGTATAATCAATAACAAGTATTGAGGGAAGCATAgtacagggttcatacgcattttcaatacttttccatgactttttggcaaatttccatgactatgatttcctgaaaatgtcagtcgacattatataataagaataaaaatctgtgttaaagttttccccttagaggtttaacaataaaatgaatgacaatgtatgtggttcatagtgggattggtaatatcgcgccccgaatagaacgttgaggttaagacgacgtgaaatacatttattaatcacatattattatgctgtgttaaaaaaaaaaacttttccaaaactttctgggtctttttatgtttccaaaacctttccagggctggaatttgcatttttcaaattccataacttttccaggttttttttcaaaccGTGTGAACCCTGATAGGATGTAAAAGTAGAGACGAAATTCTGATGAAACTCtgattttaatgaaaaaaatgtttccgTTGCTGTTGTTTATCCCTTATTTGATGTACTTCCTCCTGGTACCTAATCATGATGACCCacagaaattaataaaaaaaataatctaaaaaaaaagaaagactacTAAAGTAATTTACAGACCTTTAGAGAAGAAGTAGGACCTGGTTCCGTCTTGGCGGACGTAGAAGTTCTCCCCCAGCTTGCTGCCGGCTTTAAACCGGAGCATGGCGTGGTCGTGCAGGCCGTAGTCCCTGAACAGGATGATGCCACCGGGCTTCAGCAccttaaaaggaacacgccgacttattgggactttgtcttattcaccgtatcccccagagttagataagtccatacatacccttctcatctctgtgcgcgTTGTGGCTCTTTCcaacggctccaccggtagcttagcctagcacggatcctgaaggtaatctgttccaactagcctactgctccaaatgtgtgtcaaaataacgccaacatgttcctgtttacatgttgtgatttgtatagtcacagcgtgtacaaataataaggacacagccatcttctaaccgtatacatactgggaagtagattctcagaaggcgaagcattcctactctctgtccggtgcttctcaggtgcaagcatatcactccgcccaagtagcagaagtagcagtgcttcgcttttctgagaatatagttccaagtatgtatatggttagaagatgtctgtgtctcatgtgaccttgttatttgtacacgctgtgactatacaaatcacaacatgtaaataggaacatgttggcgttattgggagcagtaggctacctccaggatccgtgctaggctaagctaccggtggagccgtcggaaagagctacaacgcacacggagatgagaagggtatgtatggacttatctaactctgggggatacggtgaataagacaaagtcccaataagtcggcgtgttcctttaaagccaCATGTATGTTATTTTACACCATTTAGAACAGCTTGTAATCCAAAAACCGGATGGAAAGTTACCACCAGACACATGCAGCACATCTAGCAGCCacattaatgtatgtatgtaaggcATGGTGTATTTtaaaaggagagaaggaaaaaacattacattttagtaAGAAATGATCAAATTAAACTTGTTTTCCCAAAAGGAGCCCTGCACTGAGTCTCTCTCCCCAGGCTGACTCTGCTCTCACCCTGCTGATGTTCTGCAAAGCCAGCTTCATCTTGTCAGGGTGGATGGCCGACAGGACGAAGATGAGAGTGACGACGTCCACGCTGCCCTCGGGCACATTTTCCCTCATATCATCTTTAGTTAAGTCACACTGGAAGGCACAGCAGCGCTCGGGGCAGTACAGAGGATTTTGCTGTCAACAGAAAGCAGATGAAGGGGTTTTATTTAGCATTATTATAATTAGTGTGTCATAAATAAGCCATCTAATCATCTAAGACTAAAAAACACTGAGTACACTGGTCagctcacacataaaaataTGTCGTTCTGAGTGAACGTAAAGCCATGTCTCACTAGAAAAGAGCCTGGAGCTCAGTTGACCTacaaaagtaaagaaaagatcACAGGTATTTGATATAGATTTGAtggatagatatagatatatcttACTTTGACAAATTCAACAGCTCGTGGTGAGAAGTCACAGgcataaacaaaaatgttgaggtCATCCTCCAGCAGAGGGAAGATGCAGTTTCCTACACCGCAGCCGGCCTCCAGCAGCACCAGCCTCTGGGACTCAAACTGCAAACCAAGCAGGACAACAATCTGTTTATCACTTATTAATGTGTAAACATGCACAGCTCCAAATGAAGAAGGAAATACTAAACGGTGTTTCTTATAGGGAAAATGTTTGCCCTTATTCCCACAGCTTTCTTCCACAAAATGCACAGTTATATACAAGTTGGAAATGTAAGAAACTACATTGCCCATTGATGGATTATTTAAATGCCGAAATGATCTGGAGACCATGACGATGTTATTATGTCTCATTTTAAATTCTCTCaagtttgtaattttttttaatgaagtttGGCGAGATGTTCTCCagaaacaagaagaagaaaaaaacgtgtGGGGgctattttaacccaaacacaGTAATGACAAAGCAAAGTTAATACAACTCGTTacttaaacaaatataaaatggtAAATAATTACAAGTGGGGTTTAATGGGACAAAATTCAATACATTTTGGTTTCTTGGgtggtagggctgggcaatatatcgatattatatcgatattgtgatatgtgactcgatatcgtcttagatttggATAATGTAATATCGTAAT
This sequence is a window from Sander vitreus isolate 19-12246 chromosome 6, sanVit1, whole genome shotgun sequence. Protein-coding genes within it:
- the mettl6 gene encoding tRNA N(3)-cytidine methyltransferase METTL6, yielding MALSTNESSPGDIKTTPPEEKLALKDGITSCVPGQTKTSTARVLTAEELDRLGGERALVSDFKLMKLEKEAQKNWDLFYKRNTTNFFKDRHWTTREFEELKACREFESQRLVLLEAGCGVGNCIFPLLEDDLNIFVYACDFSPRAVEFVKQNPLYCPERCCAFQCDLTKDDMRENVPEGSVDVVTLIFVLSAIHPDKMKLALQNISRVLKPGGIILFRDYGLHDHAMLRFKAGSKLGENFYVRQDGTRSYFFSKEFLAELFADTGLQPVSNDYVLRETVNKKEGLCVPRVFLQSKFTKPSQSQSS